Genomic segment of Arvicola amphibius chromosome 7, mArvAmp1.2, whole genome shotgun sequence:
TTAAAGAAACAAGTTATGTGGTTGGGACAggttgtggggccactggcagtgggatggGGATTCATTCAATGTACTGCTTGAACTgcatttttggagcccattcccctAGAAGGGATGCCAtattcagcctagatatagggaggagggccttggtcctgcctcaaagtgatatgccatGGGAAacattaccctctctgaggagtggatgggagtgaggtgggtggagggtggagggcagCAGGGTGAGGAGAAGAAGTGGGAACAgaaattagtatgtaaaatgagaaaagattgtttttaaaataaatttataaagaaagaaatgaaacaaaatagtaACAGTCTCAACAGGAGAGCAGCAGGTGGCCTCCAAGAggcataaaagataaaatttctccaatttctcagcttcagctcaATTAGTCTGGGGCAGAGTTGTCTTTTCAAATTCAACCAGACAAGTATTTGTATTTCACTTCAGTAAACAGATAAAAACATGAAAGAGAAATCATCTTGgaagcaatgaaagaaaacaaaaattctgcAAGAGTGTACAGTGTAGACTTGTGCATTTGAACAGAGGAAGACTTTCATCTTTTGCAAACTGTAGACATACTGGTGGGAAACAATGAGAGGCACCTCTTTCCGGAAAATAGCCATGAGTAACAGTGTTTGCTTTATGCACTCATattgtgttgcgggagctccctcagccaatagcttttaagatactgACCCACTTTGGCAGAGGTCTCCAGAACTATAAGTGCAGACGAAAAGCGAGTGTGACCCCTTTTTAActgctgggtttggttcccagttggcaGTGCATGCAGAGGACTACAGATTGCTACCCCTACTGTGAGTTTATcgccaaataaataaacctttctccttgcattgattttagttttcccgcctacctatATTTTGCCCTGTTCggaggccaaagcagattctttattaaccaatggtaataaaagatattcacagcatacagaagggcatcccacattaATATTGTGACAATAACAGACCAACAATTCCTTAGCTTTCAATTATGTCTTCTTTCCTCAAAGAATTtttctaattgctgtactttgaaaacatataacaCCTTATATGGGGATAAAAGATAGTCCCATCTTCtaggaattaaaaagaaatatcagaaaaCAGGCAATTACTGTGGGCCATGAGAAGTCTTATCAAAATATTTGATATCAACACATTATTCAAAGACATTATTTCAAATGACATGGTTTGGTTAACTTGTGTTCATGTAACGATGACTTTAATTTGAAATCTGCCTTCAAGCGTTCAATGTCATGAAACAACTTTTTCCAGGATTTTTGGGATTAAGAACATAAATAAGTTATAAGATCATAATaacagaagaaacatttaaaagataGGAAGAAATAGTTATTGTTTGGGCAATAATTCCAGGCTTTGGAAGGGATGGATGATATGAGGGGGTGTTTTTGATGTATTTTCAAAGCCTCAAGTGTTTATGCTAACTctaattaaaacatttagaatttttattaggATAAAGTACAAAGCCCATACAACTTACCATTGCAAGAGTTGCATGTGCGTAATTAAGTGACACCAAGTACATTCTTATTATTATGCAAATATCACCAACATTCATGCAGAACTTTTCATCTTCCCCAGTTGAAACTGTATTCATTGCATACTAACTTTCCACTCCTTCCTTTGCCCAACCCTTAGTAACCATTATTTTACTTCCTATTCTTTTAGATATGAGTATTTCAAGTACTGCACATAAACCCTATCATGCAATGGTTGTCCTTTTGATATGGCTCATCCCAGTGTGTAGTCACAGCTCAAGAAGTAGCATCCTTCAGAATATCTTCTGTTTTGTTACGACTGAGTAATGTTTTATGGATGTGTGTAccatattttgttcatttgcctGATTCGGTGGTAGACATTTGAATTACTTTTACTCTCTGGAGTTCATCTTTTCAGTATGGAGCATATATACCTGAGTGTGGACTTTCTGGATCACATGACAAGTTAAGTTCTAATTTTTTGAAGAACCACAATACTGTTTCCCTCTGTTTACCCCACAATCTTACCTTCCCACCAGTAACATATGAAAGTTTTATACCTTTCAGTTCTTAATATGAACATTTCTACAATGCACCATTCTCTAGTCTTCTgaaatggaaatttaattttttaatgactgACATGCGTTGATGCACCTCCAGGACCCATTAGCACATATGTTAACTGATATGTTGTTGCACACTTGATACATCTCCCAGTTATTTTCAGGGATCGGTCTTTCTAAAATTCTGCAAATGATTATCCCATCACAGATAAGTAAATGAAACGCTCAGAAGGCAGGCATACTGCAACCAGCACCTCATACTAGTAAGCCACacctttttctttccatgtgcACACGGACCTCTTGCCACCTGAGAaggactgcctctgtctccagatgtTTGCCTTTCCATGTGCACACGGACCTCTTGCCACCTGAGAAGGactgcctctgtcttcagatGCTTGCCTTTCCATATGCACATGGACCTCTTGCCACCTGAGAaggactgcctctgtctccagatgcTTGCCTTTCCATGCATACATGGACCCCTTGCCATCTGAGAATGGCTGCCTGTCTCAGCTCCAGGTGCTCTTAGAGACCCTAACGTAGACTGTAATGTTTGGTGTTGTTTCCCCTACTTGTGTCACATAGCGTGTTTGtggaacaaaacaaatagaaaaacaaagcactGGCCTCCATCAGTCCTTCCTCAAGACAGATGTTAATATTAGTATTCTAGCATTAGGATAAACAGAGGAGAGTTAAAACTCTTGAGGCAGTAGAAGAGCGTGGGCTGAGAGGGGTTTGAGAGTCAGCCTAAGGCTCTGGCGTTTGCTTTTCATGATCTATTCCAGGGGCCTGGGGATCTATACTgattggtttgggttttctttttggtttgcaAACACTGAGTCTGTTATTATGAATGGCTTCAGCATATGAGTGCTTCCTCTTCATCTTACTTAGATTGTGAGATGCAACgtaatttatttaagaaaagtgCTTGCCCCAAAGCAATAAACATCCTTTTAGTGTCTGATACACTGTTTAAATGTCTACTTGATATTTTCATAATGTACAAAGCATCAAGGAAAAGGTATTTTGGTACTGAATGTGTCTGGTCCTCCCTCAAGGCTATCCAAACAGCAGATTATAACTGCCATCAGCATTGGCCTAGAATGTCATGGAAGAATTTATTACATGCTACAGATGTACTTTTCAGAAAGAGCTAGCAAATGAGCCATTGCTCAACACTGTGAAATCTAAGCATTTGGCTCTCAAAAACACCAACTTACTTCAACAGACCAGAAGCAGTTGAGTGTATAAAAAATGAGTCCTTCTAGATATCAACATCTTTCCTTTAAAAGTGAATTATCAGTCCATCTCCCCTGCATATCATCGCTTATTTTCCTGGAAGCTAAGTTCTGTTGTAAGTATATTTCTTAAAGGTTGCTTTGCCACAGCTTTTGAGACTTTACATGACACAGGGGGGAAAATGGGCATTACTCTAAGGGGAAACAATACaccaaaaacaggaaaaagaaagatagctatggttcttgttttgttttgttttgttttgtaagtcatttaaagacaaagaaagaaaggaaggaaggaaggaaggaaggaaggaaggaaggaaggaaggaaggaaggaaggaaagaaggaagaaagagaagttctAGTTAGCTCAGACCTCTTTAGTGCTAATAGGAAGTGACAAAGTAACCTTTATATTAACTCGATTTGTAGCTCATATCCATTTAGCTACTCGCAGCAATTTTACTGAACAAAATCATAGTGCTGGGGGGAGAAAAGGAGCAAAACTATAGATCTGTGGTaggtgatgggggtggggctttgcCTTCTGCTTCAGTTTGTGACGGGTTAGCAGTTACATCtgcaagaaaggaaataaagtccATGCCGCCAAACTCCTTCTGACTATAATCTCCAAAATATGAGGTTTGgcttagacagaaaaaaatagccaATGGATACATCTCTGCTCATTTTAACACTGGCTTCTGACGAGAGCAGCCATACTGCTAAAAACCGTtaaatagcaagaaaaaaaaaatcacatgtattCTAACAAAGATTCAGCTAAGAATTCTTCCTCTCCCAACTCCCTCctattcttctccttcccctctccttctcgcCTCCCTCTCCTTCACCCTGAGGTCTCCCCGCGTTGGTATCCTGGACCTCAGAAATGTAGGCTAAGGCAGTGCTATGGAGTATTCATGGAAAGTGCTGGGACCTCAGTGTCCAGTCGCACCTGCCATCTTCTCATTACTAGGAACCATGTTCTCGTCGTTTGCTGTCCGTTTGACTTCCTAAATTATTATTTGCTTCAGTCTTGCATTTAGCATGACTTCATAGTCTTAACTTCCTTTGGCAAATTTTCACATATacattactttttattctttttaaagatgtttccTTATTCGTaattgaatgtgtatgtgtgtgtgtgtggtgtgtgtgtgtgtgtgtgtgtgtgtgtgtgtgtgtggtgtgtggtgtgtgtgtgtgttcatgtgggtatTTGCATATGAGTAAAGGTGCCCCTTGGAGGCCTTGAGCTGGGATGGCAAGCAGTTGTGAACTACTTGACATAGGCCGGGAATGAACAGGTTCTTCTGaaagagtagcaaatgctcttaactgctgagccatcaatCCAGCCACTGTTATTCCATCGCCTGgataacaaaatttaaagaattatttatgaTCCATTAATAATAAATTTGACCCCCCCAAAAAGAGATATTATTGAAAGTGTGACCGAATCATAAAAACTAGAGCAACTAAGCCAAGGGAAATATGGGTGAATCCTGGAAGCCTGGCTTCTCTACTGTTGATACCTCTTTATTCTCCATAATAAAAGCATCTAGATATCTAGAACTTACAGAAGCtcccagaaaattaaaaaaaaaaaaaacctcttgtcTAAAAGTCAATTTTTTGGCTTGAGAGGAGGCATCATGAATTAATGCTAAGACATTAAGGAGACGTGAAAATGGAATGGATGATTCTTACAGTGGGGTTTAACAAGCATATATGGTGTAACTAAAAGACTGTGCAGCTGATGtcaatggtggtgcatgtcttcaatcccaacacttggaaagcagaggcaggtctctctctgtgagttcgaggcctggtctacagaatgaatttaaggacagtcaaggctacatacaaaaacactgtctcaaaaagccagaaaaagcaaaaaacacaaaaaggttTTGTACATGCCTGTCATCACCAAACTCAGAAATAAAAGGCCTTGAATGATTGATTCAAGAACAGTCTGAGCTTCTGATTtagcctctctccttcctcacacCCAATAGAGcagaaaatagcaaaataagTCCAACATCTCAGTAGAAACTGgtaaaaatattcttttgaaaGTTTATACTGAACATCAATCTCTCATTTCCAGGGAACATACTAGAAAGAAAGGCAGGTGCAAAGAAAGGAGAGAgttgaggaaggaaagaagataagggagaaaaaggaaagggcgATGAGAATCCCGAATCTTTTGGAGCCTAAAACGAAATGGCTAGTTTGTAAGGCTCAGCTAGAATTTAGACCCAACAGCAGTCGCTAAGCACTGAGCCTCCATAGCTCCCTGAAAAGCTGCCAGTTTGCTCTGTGGTGAGGAAGAAAGGCTGAGTGTGTGCAACAGCTTCTGGCGGGAGGCTTCCAGCTGTTGGCTAGCATTCTAGGTGATGGATGTGGATGAGCAATTCCCTTAAACAACACATTTTCTGCCAAGTACAAACACACTGAAAGCTCATCCAAAAACTCCTTTGCAATTAAAGTTGCAAGAAAGTGGTCACTCTGTCCATCCACCTCCCTTACAAAGAGGTGACCCTGTTCTTGGCAGCCACCTCCACCCACGAGCCACAGAAGAACACCTCCTTCATCGTCCTGCTCCTTGTCTTAGCCCTCACAGCTCACGGGAAACCCTGCTTTACTACACAGGCAATAGCTTTCCGAGGAGGATGGGGATGTGGCTCTTGTACTCTTTCTGACGCTTTCATCTGTTCTCCCTtccttaaaacaataataataccaCCACACTcccaaaaagaagagagaagaaaagacctTCCCAGACTCCTTTCCCTTGTCTCCAGACAAGCAACAGTCAGGAGTAGGTAGTGGACCAGTGCCTTGGCCAGCGCCATCTGGTACCTGGCCTCTTTGAGTCAGCTCAAAGGTGAGAGGGGCGGCTTCGAAGGACACACTCAAGAGCGGATGTGAGCCAGATCCTCCGCCGCTTTCAGCCTTTCTCCCCAAATTCTTCGCTTGTTCATCACGTCAGGAGTGTTTAGTGACCCCCTCCTGGCCTTTGGGATTGCAGGGGCCACAAAGCCTGCCAGTTTGGTTCTTTTCCTCGGTCCCCACCTCCCGGCCGAAGGGAGGCAACTCGGCCCTGTTACCAGCAGGGGCCGCTGTTCGCTCGGAGCAGCGGCCGGGCCACCGCGGCGGCCCGCGCCTCCCACGGCACCTCCGGCCCAACCCGCCAAGTTCCAAGAGCTCCCAGTCGAGCAAGCGCCGAGAACGAGCACTGCCCGGGCAGCACACAGCGCACACGAGCCAGCTTGCGGCGCGCCCTGGATAGGTTCCTGCGATACTCACAGCCCGGGGACTTTGAAAGGGAAGCCGAGGAGCCCAGCACGCACAAGTGCGCCAGCCAGCGCTCCGTCCAGCACCTGTTCCTCCCGTGCCACCGCCACCCGGGTCGCCACCCCTCCGATTCTCGCCTCCCAAGCTCCCGCTTGCTCCCGGGATGAATTCACTGCTGGGCAACCAGACCGACGTGGCCGGCCTCTTTCTGGCCAACAGCAGCGAGGCGCTGGAGCGCGCCGTGCGCTGCTGCACACAGGCGTCGGTGGTGACCGACGATGGCTTCGCCGAGGGTGGCCCCGACGAGCGTAGCCTGTACATCATGCGCGTGGTGCAGATCGCAGTCATGTGCGTGCTCTCGCTCACCGTGGTCTTCGGCATCTTCTTCCTTGGCTGCAACCTGCTCATCAAATCCGAAGGCATGATCAACTTCCTGGTGAAGGACCGCAGGCCGTCTAAAGAGGTTGAGGCAGTGGTGGTGGGACCCTACTGAGTGGCCCTCGGGTCCCCCACGGCTGGTGCTTCTGGCACCTCCAGTACTCCACCAGCCACGATGTACCCCTCACCATCAGAGACCGAGCAAAGCAAACCTGTCGGAGTCAGTTTTTCTCTCGACTTCTGCCTTTGGGGGAAAAAGTGACCCATTTCTGATCGCTCTCCGAAAAGGCCCCAAACAAGCCTTCAGACCAGGAACGTCCAGACTTTGAGactcagcagcaggtggcaaAAGAGGGCGATTAGGGCGCAGAACTTTGGGAGCGGCTTCTTGCCTGAGATGCAGGAGATGGACCGGGAGAAGGCCCCTTTCCACCTGCAGGTGGGCCCAGCACTGGGGATAGCTGGAGGGGCCCAGAAAGGTGGGGGGTGAGGGTAGGGGGTATATCCAGCGGCACCAGTAGCCGGAAAAGTGACCTGTTTATACTGCACGTTGCAGACCCAATGACAACATATAAACGTGTGGGTTTTGCGACCTGCGGTGAGAGTGGAACTTTGATCAGTAGTAACCTGTGGTTTTAAGAGATCTGTATTAGTTTGCTTGAATACAAATATTTGATAAGTCTTTTATGCCCTAGTGGCCTGTTTGCCTGCCTGCGGGTTAGAGTTTTTGTCATCCtgggagaaggggtggggggaggggagcctgAGACTGTGAATGGGGTAAGTGCTTTCTTTTAGTGCATTTCCAGCTGGGTCTTTTAGGGAGGCTGGCGCTCCAGCTAAGCCCGGGACAAAGATCCAGAGTAGAATTCATAGCTCGTGTCTGCACGGTTTACGCCACAAAAGTGCTCTTGGTATCCGTGACACCATTTGACTTTTTcttatttaacatttccttaataaatgcaacatttaagtgttttgtttctGGCCTCCTGGTAGTCATTCTATTCTCCTGGTGGAGGGGAAGGTCGGCTGTGCAGTCTGGGTCCCGGCCAGGAGGCTTCGCCTTGCGGGAGCTGCGATTCTACTCCTTAGATCCATAGATccgaggagggaaggaggggcccGACAGAGTGCACAGGGATTAGAGACACACACCAAGCACCAGGCACAAAAAACCCTCTAAAACAGCGGCCTTTGTTTTCTCCCATATTTACGACTTTAAATTTCACTTTGTCTTGGATGTCAGGTAGGTCCCAGCGGGAAGATTACACTTCCTTACCAGGCTCCTTGGGGAACTCTAGGTTACCCAGCCAATGAAAGGAGAAGAGGGCCAAGCCAGCCCTTAGGGAGGGCTTCTTTTCCCAGACCCACGCCAGCGGATGGCATAGGGATGCTGTTCCAGAAAAAGACAGATTCTGAGTAAAAGTAGCCGCCGCCAAAGTTCGAAATCCTCAGTAGATAGAGTAAACCATTGTGTCCAAACTAGGAGGTTATTAGCTGTCTTTGTCGTATTAGGTTTTCTAGAGAAAACAATCAGATAAGATACCAACGAAGAAATGACAAACGTTTGAAGTGAGGAGTTAATCCCAGAATggatatatataatacatatatatatattctataatatataCGTTTCACATTATATCCCGTAAAGACATGCAATCCATCAATcaaagtaggagagagagagagagagagagagagagagagagagagagagagagagagagagagagagatttgcctgcttctttaGTCAGCTATTAGTCCTGGACCAGGTAAAGGGTTCAAAGAACTTAGCCCAGTCCTGATACTCAGGACTACCACAAGCCACACTTGAAAGCCTGGGCTGGAACAGCTACAGACAGTGTCTGTACACACCTTTAGGGCACAGAAATTGTAGGCCCCGTTGAAAGAAGGGTTAGAAAACAACCCTAAGGTTCCAATAGTTGAAGTTTAACTTGGTCAGAGGTTTGagcagtttttctttctgtcttattttctacCACGATGCTGTAACagtgagcgggggggggggggggggagtaaaaaTGTTGCAAGAGAAACTGTAAAAGTACCATGAAATGCCACGAAATGCCCCATATTTATAGAGAGAAACGGCACACAAACATGGGCTATGCCTCAGAGGGCTGGATTCTCCTCAGAGTTACCCTTACTAGGAATTATAGCCTAGTGTTTGGGGAGGGGTTAATGTCAATGGTGTCAAACTTGAGTGAACACGtatacacacattctctctctctctctc
This window contains:
- the Rprm gene encoding protein reprimo, with the protein product MNSLLGNQTDVAGLFLANSSEALERAVRCCTQASVVTDDGFAEGGPDERSLYIMRVVQIAVMCVLSLTVVFGIFFLGCNLLIKSEGMINFLVKDRRPSKEVEAVVVGPY